A region from the Diadema setosum chromosome 13, eeDiaSeto1, whole genome shotgun sequence genome encodes:
- the LOC140236468 gene encoding uncharacterized protein, with protein MSECYVVLIGGGDGMGAEDHLLEVRLDVENQPELQPHIPPITKPQHASSNEEVAPDFDDDVAGPSRGQPSVAAVAGPSRDQPPAATMAVAGPSRGQPPAAVVAGPSSSSVHVGGSSTVASKKRAADAIPARDAPLPTHHITKVSQKHVRKYNANVTDYTVSFQPIENSVPIINMMPRVNEMFENIIEEMVQGVNDRDFVRLVFNTPQLDRPVSMPFVRRDQLNHEAFATKLENTIQSNEEVTLDENVSFNIIHMAMPNGCGSSKRCLSIDDMLLRKRCIIRMKMQTTCAALGP; from the exons ATGTCGGAATGTTACGTGGTTTTGATTGGTGGAGGGGATGGGATGGGGGCAGAGGAT CATTTGCTGGAGGTGCGTTTGGACGTTGAAAATCAGCCAGAACTACAGCCTCACATTCCTCCAATAACAAAGCCGCAGCATGCCAGTTCAAACGAGGAAGTTGCTCCAGactttgatgatgatg TGGCAGGACCTTCCCGGGGTCAACCATCAGTAGCGGCAGTGGCTGGACCCTCCCGCGACCAACCACCAGCAGCGACCATGGCAGTTGCCGGACCCTCCCGAGGCCAACCACCGGCAGCGGTAGTGGCCGGACCCTCGTCCTCCTCTGTGCACGTTGGTGGGTCTTCCACCGTAGCTTCCAAGAAGCGTGCTGCAGATGCTATCCCTGCGAGAGATGCCCCTCTGCCTACCCACCACATCACCAAAGTGAGCCAGAAACATGTACGCAAGTACAATGCCAATGTTACTGATTATACAGTGTCATTTCAACCCATAGAGAATAGTGTTCCCATAATTAATATGATGCCACGAGTGAATGAGATGTTTGAGAATATTATTGAAGAGATGGTTCAAGGGGTGAACGACAGGGATTTTGTCAGACTTGTATTTAATACGCCACAGTTAGATAGACCCGTAAGCATGCCGTTCGTAAGGAGGGATCAGTTGAACCATGAGGCTTTTGCAACAAAACTTGAGAATACCATTCAGTCTAATGAAGAGGTAACTCTAGATGAAAATGTCTCTTTTAACATCATACACATGGCAATGCCTAATGGCTGTGGGTCGTCGAAGAGGTGTTTATCGATCGACGACATGTTGTTAAGGAAGAGATGTATTATTAGGATGAAAATGCAGACAACATGTGCTGCCCTAGGGCCATAG
- the LOC140236469 gene encoding uncharacterized protein F54H12.2-like, with protein sequence MERIHHMSCECSKSEIDLFSIPPTQTTVEKGKWVQFFPLTNISDATPIQFHLQGSTEEYTDLSQSLLHVQAKEVNGDGTPLAQDAQVGPTNMFLHSLFSDVDLTLNDRLVTPSTNTYAYRAALETLLTYGPQAKESQLTSALFYKDTPGHMDDGNPLRTDGGNQGLKERHRFIQESKTVDMVGVLHLDMVFQDRLLLGGVDIKLKLDRNKNSFSLMSAAENDNYKVLITSASLHVRRVKLSPEAALLHAKTLETQTAKYPIRRAEVKTFSIPRGNLSFTRESLILGQLPKRLVIGCVSNTTFNGDYTKNPFNFHHYDLNFLALYADSEQIPWKPVRPNFSGRDSNYILAYQTLISGINSMFQDKGNQITRTDYNKGYTLYAFDMTPDLSTGDCFNLHKHGNVRLEMQIATALPETVNVMVYAEYESVIEIDRNRNVIVDFGG encoded by the coding sequence ATGGAGAGAATACATCACATGTCGTGTGAATGCTCAAAGTCAGAAATTGACTTATTCAGCATCCCACCGACCCAGACGACGGTGGAGAAGGGGAAATGGGTGCAATTTTTCCCCCTAACAAACATATCGGATGCAACGCCAATCCAGTTCCATCTCCAAGGGTCGACGGAGGAATACACTGACCTCTCGCAAAGTTTACTCCATGTACAGGCAAAAGAAGTCAATGGTGATGGCACCCCTTTGGCTCAAGATGCTCAAGTTGGGCCTACCAACATGTTCTTGCACTCCCTGTTTAGCGACGTGGACTTGACGCTGAACGACAGACTCGTTACCCCGTCAACCAACACTTACGCTTACAGAGCTGCCCTTGAAACGCTGCTTACCTACGGGCCCCAAGCCAAAGAATCTCAGCTCACCTCCGCTCTCTTTTACAAAGACACGCCCGGTCACATGGATGATGGGAACCCCCTGCGCACGGATGGTGGTAACCAGGGTCTGAAGGAAAGGCATCGTTTTATACAAGAAAGCAAGACCGTGGACATGGTGGGTGTCCTCCATCTGGACATGGTCTTTCAAGACAGGCTACTCCTCGGTGGTGTGGACATTAAACTTAAACTCGATCGCAACAAAAACAGCTTCAGTCTTATGTCAGCCGCCGAGAATGACAATTACAAAGTTCTCATCACCAGTGCATCGCTGCATGTGAGAAGAGTTAAACTAAGCCCTGAGGCAGCCCTCCTCCATGCCAAGACATTGGAAACGCAAACGGCTAAATACCCCATCCGACGTGCTGAGGTCAAAACATTTTCGATACCAAGAGGGAACTTGTCTTTCACCAGAGAAAGCCTCATACTTGGGCAGTTGCCAAAACGACTGGTGATTGGCTGCGTCAGTAACACGACTTTCAACGGGGACTACACCAAAAATCCTTTCAACTTTCATCATTACGATCTGAACTTTCTGGCCTTGTACGCAGACTCGGAGCAAATACCTTGGAAACCTGTCCGTCCAAACTTTTCGGGACGTGACTCAAACTACATCCTGGCATACCAGACACTCATTTCGGGCATCAATTCCATGTTCCAAGACAAGGGAAATCAAATTACCCGCACCGATTACAACAAGGGTTACACGCTGTATGCGTTTGACATGACACCGGATCTTTCTACGGGAGATTGCTTCAACTTGCATAAACATGGCAACGTCCGACTAGAGATGCAAATTGCTACAGCACTACCGGAAACTGTAAATGTAATGGTCTATGCAGAATACGAAAGCGTGATAGAAATAGACAGAAACCGCAACGTTATCGTAGATTTTGGAGGTTGA